The Henckelia pumila isolate YLH828 chromosome 2, ASM3356847v2, whole genome shotgun sequence genome includes a window with the following:
- the LOC140884824 gene encoding uncharacterized protein isoform X3, with product MIYTMTALSNSLVIAKNPSRQLSSGDQYVASVGATRLTFISEGAKISSSRKRALTIKAGYSSGERSGSTSLFIGGFVLGGLIVGTLGCVYAPQISRALTGADKKDLMKKLPKFIYDEEKALEKQRKKLSEKIEQLNSAIDDVSNQLRSEEPPNGVAIGADDIEALI from the exons ATGATTTACACAATGACAGCTCTATCCAATTCGCTTGTTATTGCAAAAAACCCATCTCGCCAGCTCTCATCAG GAGACCAGTATGTTGCCAGTGTGGGTGCCACCAGATTGACCTTCATTTCTGAAGGAGCAAAGATTTCGTCTTCCCGGAAGAGGGCACTCACCATTAAAGCTGGCTATAG CAGCGGTGAAAGATCAGGCAGTACAAGCTTGTTTATCGGTGGCTTTGTTCTAGGTGGTTTAATTGTTGGAACACTTGGTTGTGTGTATGCACCTCAG ATCAGCAGGGCTTTAACTGGTGCTGACAAAAAGGATCTGATGAAAAAACTTCCCAAATTTATTTATGACGAGGAAAAGGCTTTGGAG AAGCAAAGGAAGAAGCTGTCTGAGAAGATTGAACAGCTCAACTCTGCTATTGATGATGTATCCAATCAGTTGAGATCAGAAGAACCCCCAAATGGAGTAGCAATTGGCGCTGATGACATTGAAGCACTCATCTAG
- the LOC140884824 gene encoding uncharacterized protein isoform X1, with amino-acid sequence MIYTMTALSNSLVIAKNPSRQLSSGASLKPGDQYVASVGATRLTFISEGAKISSSRKRALTIKAGYSSGERSGSTSLFIGGFVLGGLIVGTLGCVYAPQISRALTGADKKDLMKKLPKFIYDEEKALEKQRKKLSEKIEQLNSAIDDVSNQLRSEEPPNGVAIGADDIEALI; translated from the exons ATGATTTACACAATGACAGCTCTATCCAATTCGCTTGTTATTGCAAAAAACCCATCTCGCCAGCTCTCATCAG GTGCTTCTTTGAAGCCAGGAGACCAGTATGTTGCCAGTGTGGGTGCCACCAGATTGACCTTCATTTCTGAAGGAGCAAAGATTTCGTCTTCCCGGAAGAGGGCACTCACCATTAAAGCTGGCTATAG CAGCGGTGAAAGATCAGGCAGTACAAGCTTGTTTATCGGTGGCTTTGTTCTAGGTGGTTTAATTGTTGGAACACTTGGTTGTGTGTATGCACCTCAG ATCAGCAGGGCTTTAACTGGTGCTGACAAAAAGGATCTGATGAAAAAACTTCCCAAATTTATTTATGACGAGGAAAAGGCTTTGGAG AAGCAAAGGAAGAAGCTGTCTGAGAAGATTGAACAGCTCAACTCTGCTATTGATGATGTATCCAATCAGTTGAGATCAGAAGAACCCCCAAATGGAGTAGCAATTGGCGCTGATGACATTGAAGCACTCATCTAG
- the LOC140884824 gene encoding uncharacterized protein isoform X4 — translation MIYTMTALSNSLVIAKNPSRQLSSGDQYVASVGATRLTFISEGAKISSSRKRALTIKAGYSGERSGSTSLFIGGFVLGGLIVGTLGCVYAPQISRALTGADKKDLMKKLPKFIYDEEKALEKQRKKLSEKIEQLNSAIDDVSNQLRSEEPPNGVAIGADDIEALI, via the exons ATGATTTACACAATGACAGCTCTATCCAATTCGCTTGTTATTGCAAAAAACCCATCTCGCCAGCTCTCATCAG GAGACCAGTATGTTGCCAGTGTGGGTGCCACCAGATTGACCTTCATTTCTGAAGGAGCAAAGATTTCGTCTTCCCGGAAGAGGGCACTCACCATTAAAGCTGGCTATAG CGGTGAAAGATCAGGCAGTACAAGCTTGTTTATCGGTGGCTTTGTTCTAGGTGGTTTAATTGTTGGAACACTTGGTTGTGTGTATGCACCTCAG ATCAGCAGGGCTTTAACTGGTGCTGACAAAAAGGATCTGATGAAAAAACTTCCCAAATTTATTTATGACGAGGAAAAGGCTTTGGAG AAGCAAAGGAAGAAGCTGTCTGAGAAGATTGAACAGCTCAACTCTGCTATTGATGATGTATCCAATCAGTTGAGATCAGAAGAACCCCCAAATGGAGTAGCAATTGGCGCTGATGACATTGAAGCACTCATCTAG
- the LOC140881260 gene encoding glyceraldehyde-3-phosphate dehydrogenase B, chloroplastic: MASHAALASSRIPTSTRLPSKNSHSFSAQCFSKKLEVAEFSGLRSSGCVAFSKNYRDAYFFDVVAAQLTPKTGGSTPVNGETVAKLKVAINGFGRIGRNFLRCWHGRKDSPLEVVVVNDSGGVKNASHLLKYDSMLGTFKADVKIVDKETISVDGKPIKVVSSRDPLQLPWAELGIDIVIEGTGVFVDGPGAGKHIQAGAKKVLITAPAKGADIPTYVVGVNEQDYSHEVADIISNASCTTNCLAPFVKILDEEFGIVKGTMTTTHSYTGDQRLLDASHRDLRRARAAALNIVPTSTGAAKAVSLVLPQLKGKLNGIALRVPTPNVSVVDLVINVEKKGLTAEDVNAAFRKAAQGPLAGVLDVCDIPLVSVDFRCSDVSSTIDSSLTMVMGDDMVKVVAWYDNEWGYSQRVVDLAHLVANKWPGSPVQGSGDPLEDFCKTNPADEECKVYEA; encoded by the exons ATGGCTTCCCATGCAGCTTTGGCCTCTTCAAGAATCCCAACGAGCACCAGGCTCCCCTCCAAGAATTCCCACTCTTTTTCGGCTCAATGCTTCTCCAAG AAGCTGGAAGTAGCAGAGTTCTCTGGCCTTAGGTCCAGTGGATGTGTGGCCTTCTCCAAGAATTATAGGGATGCTTATTTCTTTGATGTGGTTGCTGCTCAGCTCACTCCAAAG ACTGGGGGATCGACCCCAGTGAATGGAGAGACCGTAGCCAAATTGAAGGTGGCTATCAACGGATTTGGACGTATCGGCAGGAACTTCCTCCGGTGCTGGCATGGCCGCAAGGACTCGCCGCTGGAAGTTGTTGTGGTCAATGACAGTGGAGGTGTCAAAAAT GCCTCTCACTTGCTCAAGTATGACTCGATGCTGGGTACGTTCAAAGCTGATGTTAAAATAGTCGATAAAGAGACCATCAGTGTCGACGGGAAGCCCATCAAGGTCGTCTCTAGCAGGGACCCTCTCCAACTTCCTTGGGCAGAACTTGGGATCGACATTGTAATTGAG GGAACAGGTGTATTCGTTGACGGTCCAGGAGCCGGTAAGCACATCCAAGCAGGAGCAAAGAAGGTTCTCATCACTGCTCCGGCAAAGGGTGCTGATATTCCGACCTACGTGGTAGGGGTAAACGAGCAGGATTACTCTCACGAGGTTGCTGATATCATAAG CAATGCTTCTTGCACGACCAACTGTTTGGCTCCGTTCGTGAAGATCTTGGACGAAGAGTTTG GCATTGTTAAAGGTACAATGACAAccacccactcttacaccggTGACCAG AGGCTTCTGGACGCTTCCCACCGAGACTTGAGGAGAGCTAGAGCTGCAGCTCTGAACATAGTGCCAACCAGCACAGGTGCAGCAAAGGCTGTGTCACTTGTGCTGCCCCAGCTCAAGGGGAAACTCAATGGCATTGCTCTTCGTGTGCCAACGCCTAATGTATCTGTGGTCGATCTGGTTATCAACGTCGAGAAGAAAGGACTAACGGCCGAAGATGTCAATGCTGCATTCAGAAAAGCAGCCCAAGGACCATTGGCTGGCGTGTTGGATGTGTGTGACATCCCTCTTGTGTCGGTTGATTTCCGATGCTCTGACGTTTCTTCAACCATCGATTCCTCGCTGACAATGGTCATGGGAGACGATATGGTAAAGGTCGTGGCTTGGTACGATAATGAATGGGGATACAG CCAAAGGGTTGTTGATTTGGCTCACCTTGTGGCGAATAAGTGGCCTGGATCACCTGTGCAAGGAAGTGGAGATCCATTGGAGGACTTCTGCAAGACCAATCCTGCAGATGAGGAATGCAAAGTTTATGAAGCTTAA
- the LOC140884448 gene encoding peptidyl-prolyl cis-trans isomerase FKBP18, chloroplastic, producing the protein MASIGTFSKCILQIPRCCLKPDCQTKQPPVVLPMPISRRSVIFVSVLPLSLIALPQILLARERRNRKSIPLKDYLTSPDGLKYYDVVEGKGPVAEKGSTAQVHFDCLYRGITAVSSRESKLLAGNRIIAQPYEFQVGAAPGKERKREFVDNPNGLFSAQAAPKPPKAMYTITEGMKVGGKRTVIIPPEAGYGPKGMNEIPPGAEFELNIELLQLISPEGK; encoded by the exons ATGGCTTCCATTGGAACCTTTTCCAAGTGTATACTGCAAATTCCTCGCTGTTGTTTGAAGCCCGATTGCCAAACAAAGCAGCCGCCTGTTGTTTTGCCAATGCCCATTTCAAGAAGATCGGTGATTTTCGTCTCTGTGCTGCCTTTGAGCCTTATTGCTCTGCCGCAGATTTTGCTGGCTAGGGAGAGGCGGAACAGGAAGAGCATCCCACTCAAAGATTATCTCACCAGCC CCGATGGACTCAAGTATTATGATGTGGTAGAAGGGAAAGGTCCTGTTGCTGAAAAGGGATCGACCGCACAGGTGCATTTTGACTGTTTATATCGTGGTATTACAGCTGTGTCAAGTCGAGAATCTAAACTCTTGGCTGGAAATAGAATCATCGCGCAG CCTTATGAATTCCAAGTCGGAGCAGCACCGGGAAAAGAGCGAAAACGTGAGTTCGTAGACAATCCGAATGGTTTGTTCTCTGCGCAGGCTGCACCTAAACCTCCAAAGGCCATGTATACCATAACTGAAGGGATGAAAGTTGGTGGAAAG AGGACGGTGATAATTCCTCCGGAGGCAGGATACGGCCCAAAGGGAATGAATGAAATTCCG CCTGGAGCTGAATTTGAGCTGAACATTGAACTTTTGCAATTAATATCACCTGAAGGCAAGTAA
- the LOC140884824 gene encoding uncharacterized protein isoform X2 produces the protein MIYTMTALSNSLVIAKNPSRQLSSGASLKPGDQYVASVGATRLTFISEGAKISSSRKRALTIKAGYSGERSGSTSLFIGGFVLGGLIVGTLGCVYAPQISRALTGADKKDLMKKLPKFIYDEEKALEKQRKKLSEKIEQLNSAIDDVSNQLRSEEPPNGVAIGADDIEALI, from the exons ATGATTTACACAATGACAGCTCTATCCAATTCGCTTGTTATTGCAAAAAACCCATCTCGCCAGCTCTCATCAG GTGCTTCTTTGAAGCCAGGAGACCAGTATGTTGCCAGTGTGGGTGCCACCAGATTGACCTTCATTTCTGAAGGAGCAAAGATTTCGTCTTCCCGGAAGAGGGCACTCACCATTAAAGCTGGCTATAG CGGTGAAAGATCAGGCAGTACAAGCTTGTTTATCGGTGGCTTTGTTCTAGGTGGTTTAATTGTTGGAACACTTGGTTGTGTGTATGCACCTCAG ATCAGCAGGGCTTTAACTGGTGCTGACAAAAAGGATCTGATGAAAAAACTTCCCAAATTTATTTATGACGAGGAAAAGGCTTTGGAG AAGCAAAGGAAGAAGCTGTCTGAGAAGATTGAACAGCTCAACTCTGCTATTGATGATGTATCCAATCAGTTGAGATCAGAAGAACCCCCAAATGGAGTAGCAATTGGCGCTGATGACATTGAAGCACTCATCTAG
- the LOC140884279 gene encoding RING-H2 finger protein ATL8-like, protein MGSRSRLLGGANSPPPQRTAPEDLSTATVKPVNSDMVVILTTLLCALICVLGLVTVSRCALIRRIFGRAVVAPPAAAHPPRAANRGLKKKVLKSLPKLQYGEDNEYAGKLSDDCAICLAEFAAGEEIRVLPQCGHGFHVGCIDMWLESHSSCPSCRQIFVAARCQNCGSLPVAASDGAPPENV, encoded by the coding sequence ATGGGTTCCCGTTCCCGTCTTCTGGGCGGCGCTAACTCACCGCCGCCACAGAGGACGGCGCCGGAAGACTTGTCTACAGCAACCGTCAAACCCGTAAACTCAGACATGGTCGTGATCCTCACCACTCTCCTCTGCGCGCTCATCTGCGTGCTCGGCCTCGTCACCGTCTCGCGCTGCGCCCTGATCCGTCGCATCTTCGGCCGAGCAGTGGTCGCGCCTCCCGCGGCGGCGCATCCTCCACGAGCAGCGAACAGAGGACTGAAAAAGAAGGTGTTGAAGTCTCTCCCGAAGCTCCAGTACGGAGAAGACAACGAGTATGCTGGAAAACTTTCCGACGACTGCGCCATTTGCTTGGCGGAGTTCGCCGCCGGGGAGGAGATCCGGGTTCTGCCGCAGTGCGGCCATGGATTCCACGTGGGATGCATTGACATGTGGCTAGAGTCTCATTCTTCGTGCCCGTCGTGCCGTCAGATATTTGTGGCGGCGCGTTGTCAAAACTGTGGCAGCTTGCCGGTGGCCGCATCCGACGGCGCACCGCCGGAGAATGTTTGA